Sequence from the Ancalomicrobiaceae bacterium S20 genome:
GCGGCGCCGTCGGAGACGAGCGAGCAGTCGGTCCGCTTCAGCGGACCGGCGACGAACGGATTCTTCTCGCTCTCGTTCCGGCAGAACTCGAAGCCGAAGTCCTTGCGCATCTGGGCGTAAGGGTTGGCGACGCCGTTCTTGTGGTTCTTGGCGGCGATCGCGGCGAGCGCGTCGGACTGGTCACCCCAGCGCTGGAAATAGCTCTCGGCGATCTTGCCGAACACGCCGGCGAAGCCGTTCGGCGTGTCGCCTTCCTCGGCGAGATAGGACGCCTTCAGGAGATACTGGCCGATCTCCTTGCCGGGCGTCTTGGTCATCTGTTCGACGCCGACGACGAGCACGAAGCGGGCCTGGCCGGCGCGGATCGACTTGACCGCCTGGTGCACGGCGGCCGAGCCGGTCGCGCAGGCGTTTTCCACGCGGGTGGTCGGCTTGAAGCGCAGGCGCGGATCGGCCTGCAGCACCAGCGAGGCGGTGAAATCCTGCGGCGAGAAGCCGGCGTTGTAGTGGCCGAGGACGATCTCGTCGACGTCCTCCGGGCCGATGCCGGCGTCCTTGATCGCGGCGGTGGCGACCTGGACGATCAGGCTCTCGACCGTCTCGTTCTCGAGCTTGCCGAACGGCGTATGCGCCCAGCCGATGATCGCTGCAGACATGACGTGCCTCCCAAACTCCGACGACGCCCGGATTATTCGGTCGGGCGTTCGATTTCTGCGGCCGAGAGTATGCGAGGCCGTTCGGCTTGTGAACGGGTCCGTTCGTCGGGCAAGCCCTGCGCTTGGGTGCCGCGCGTTCCGCCCAGCGGACCGGGGCGACAGCGGGGTCCATGTTGCGGACCCCGGGCGCGTCCTTACCTCGCGACGCGTGCGTCCGATCCTCTCATTTCGCGACGCGCGCGTCGCGGGCGAACAGATAGATGGCGATCGAGGCGGCAAGCAGGATGGCGAAGACGCCGAACAGCTTGGTGTAGATCTCGGCCGGGGCGACGCCGCTGCTGGCCAGCGCGCCGACATAGTGGCCGGAAATCGGCTGTATCACCGCAGCGCCGCCGATCATGGCCATGTTCATCAGGCTGAGACCGCGGCCGAGCACGTGCTCGGGCAGGAAGGCGCGGGCATGGGCCATGACCACGCCATAGGTCATGCCGAAGCCGCCGATCACGGCGAAGGCGGCGGCCGCCGGCACGACGCCGAGGCTGGCGTTGGTCGCCAGCACGACGAGGGCGGCGACGGTCACGGCCTCGCCGATCGCGACCACCCATTTGCGTGTGCCGAACAGCCGGTCGAGCGGGCCGTAGACGAAGGCGCCGACGATCATGGCGATGCCCATCGCCATCACCGCGTTGCCGCGTTCGACGGGCCCGAGCCCATGCACATCGGCGAAATAGGGCCCGACCCAGAGGCCGCGCACGGCGGCGAGGATCGGATAGGAGGCGAGCGCGATCGGGAAGATCGGCCAGAGCGCTCGGACGCGGAAGACCTCGCCCATCGCGAAGGGGTTCGACGCCGGGCCCTTCCGCTCGGGTGCGGGCG
This genomic interval carries:
- a CDS encoding acetyl-CoA acetyltransferase, producing the protein MSAAIIGWAHTPFGKLENETVESLIVQVATAAIKDAGIGPEDVDEIVLGHYNAGFSPQDFTASLVLQADPRLRFKPTTRVENACATGSAAVHQAVKSIRAGQARFVLVVGVEQMTKTPGKEIGQYLLKASYLAEEGDTPNGFAGVFGKIAESYFQRWGDQSDALAAIAAKNHKNGVANPYAQMRKDFGFEFCRNESEKNPFVAGPLKRTDCSLVSDGAAAMVVTDMETALGAKKAIAFRAMAHTQDFLPLSKRDILKFEGCQAAWKQALDKAGLGIFDLDLVETHDCFTIAELIEYEAMGIAAPGQGARAILDGVTTKDGKLPVNPSGGLKSKGHPIGATGVSMHVMSAMQLTGTAGDMQVKDAEVAGIFNMGGAAVANYVSVLQALK
- a CDS encoding MFS transporter, with protein sequence MATYAVLVAAYLLSQFFRAFLAVVAPELARDVGLDPTGLGLVSAAFFAAFALAQVPIGMAFDRVGPRITVSTLMLAAVAGSILFGLATAPWMPIAGMALIGIGCAPVYMASLYVIGRTSAPAQFATWSSVIVGVGSLGNLVAATPFAAAVASFGWRTSMIAIGLLTLGATALVAILVRDPPAPERKGPASNPFAMGEVFRVRALWPIFPIALASYPILAAVRGLWVGPYFADVHGLGPVERGNAVMAMGIAMIVGAFVYGPLDRLFGTRKWVVAIGEAVTVAALVVLATNASLGVVPAAAAFAVIGGFGMTYGVVMAHARAFLPEHVLGRGLSLMNMAMIGGAAVIQPISGHYVGALASSGVAPAEIYTKLFGVFAILLAASIAIYLFARDARVAK